A genomic region of Serratia fonticola contains the following coding sequences:
- a CDS encoding aldo/keto reductase — MKARKLRELTVSAIGLGCMGFSHGYGPTPEQNESIRLIRRAFDMGCNFFDTAEVYGAGDNERIVGEALKPLRQHTVLATKLHIPDVNDKPLREVIRKHLDASLKRLQTDYVDLYYQHRVNKNIAVEEVAECMGELIKAGKIRGWGQSQATEQEIRRAHAVTPLTAIQSEYSIMERMFERDVIPACKALNIGFVPFSPLASGFLSGKYDAGSHFTGDDVRKGITRYRKENILANQPLLDQLNKFAAHKHATAAQISLAWMLHKNDFIVPIPGMRSEARFSENFGAAEIVLSEQEFQDIEKTLARIEIHGNRTDEDIAKLYK, encoded by the coding sequence ATGAAGGCCAGAAAACTGAGAGAATTGACTGTATCGGCTATTGGACTCGGCTGTATGGGATTCAGCCATGGCTACGGCCCGACACCAGAACAAAACGAGTCCATCAGGCTTATCCGTCGTGCCTTTGATATGGGCTGCAATTTTTTTGATACGGCAGAGGTTTATGGTGCTGGTGATAATGAGCGGATTGTTGGCGAAGCCCTTAAACCGCTACGTCAACACACCGTTCTTGCGACAAAACTGCACATACCTGATGTGAATGACAAACCCTTGCGCGAAGTGATCAGAAAACATCTTGATGCGTCACTGAAACGCCTGCAAACCGATTATGTCGATTTGTACTATCAGCATCGGGTGAATAAAAACATTGCGGTGGAAGAAGTAGCAGAATGTATGGGGGAGTTAATTAAGGCAGGTAAGATCCGTGGCTGGGGCCAATCACAGGCGACTGAGCAGGAAATTCGGCGCGCCCATGCGGTGACGCCACTCACGGCGATTCAAAGTGAATATTCGATCATGGAGAGGATGTTCGAGCGAGACGTGATCCCTGCATGCAAAGCGTTAAATATAGGCTTTGTGCCTTTCTCCCCTCTGGCAAGCGGCTTCCTGAGTGGAAAATATGACGCTGGAAGTCACTTCACCGGTGACGATGTGCGTAAGGGGATCACCCGCTATAGGAAAGAGAACATACTGGCTAACCAGCCGTTACTGGATCAATTAAATAAATTTGCCGCTCATAAACACGCTACCGCAGCGCAAATATCACTGGCGTGGATGCTCCATAAAAATGATTTTATTGTCCCCATTCCTGGGATGCGCAGTGAAGCACGCTTTAGCGAAAATTTTGGTGCCGCAGAGATCGTGTTGTCTGAGCAGGAATTTCAAGATATTGAAAAGACCTTAGCCCGCATTGAAATCCATGGTAATCGTACTGATGAGGATATCGCTAAGCTGTACAAATAG
- a CDS encoding LysR family transcriptional regulator produces MGVINYNGLAVFIVVARERSFTRAAANLGISQSAVSHSINALEESLGMRLLTRTTRGAAPTEAGERLLSNLVPYYAGIAAELSALTALREKPAGTVRISAHDHAATTILWPKLAPLLRDYPDITIEISIDYGLIDIVSERFDAGVRNGNQIANDMIAMRISPDYRMLVVGSPDYFHRHPVPQTPHELISHNCANLRLSTHGGLYAWEFEKEGKALNVQVSGQMIFNTSPQMLTAALEGYALAFAPEDVVKPYVDTGKLVTVLEDWSPKSPGYHLYYPSRRHALPAFQRVLDALRYQSL; encoded by the coding sequence ATGGGTGTGATTAATTATAATGGTCTGGCGGTTTTTATCGTTGTTGCCCGTGAAAGGAGCTTCACCCGGGCTGCGGCAAATTTGGGGATATCACAGTCTGCGGTCAGCCATAGCATTAATGCGCTGGAAGAAAGCCTGGGTATGCGACTTTTGACACGAACCACGCGCGGAGCCGCCCCGACAGAAGCCGGAGAACGCCTGTTATCGAATCTGGTGCCTTATTACGCAGGCATTGCAGCTGAGCTTTCTGCGTTGACAGCGTTACGGGAAAAGCCCGCAGGTACGGTGCGAATCAGCGCTCACGATCATGCAGCGACGACGATTCTTTGGCCTAAACTTGCTCCGCTTTTGCGCGACTATCCCGATATCACTATTGAGATCAGCATCGATTATGGGCTGATTGATATTGTGTCTGAACGATTTGATGCAGGGGTCAGAAATGGCAATCAAATAGCTAATGATATGATTGCCATGCGAATCTCTCCAGATTATCGAATGCTCGTCGTCGGCTCGCCAGACTATTTCCATCGCCATCCTGTTCCACAAACACCTCATGAGCTGATCTCGCATAATTGTGCCAATCTTCGGCTTTCCACTCATGGTGGGTTATATGCCTGGGAGTTTGAGAAGGAAGGCAAAGCTTTGAACGTTCAGGTGTCAGGACAGATGATTTTTAATACCTCCCCACAAATGCTGACGGCGGCGCTGGAAGGATATGCTTTAGCTTTTGCGCCTGAAGATGTAGTGAAGCCTTATGTCGATACGGGTAAGCTGGTTACAGTGCTTGAGGATTGGAGCCCCAAATCGCCTGGATATCACCTTTATTATCCGAGTCGCCGTCATGCATTGCCAGCCTTTCAACGGGTTCTTGATGCGTTACGTTATCAGTCCCTGTAG
- the fbpC gene encoding ferric ABC transporter ATP-binding protein codes for MSDMQDKKHFVELKNVAKRFGNNTVIGNLSLAIPRGDMVTLLGPSGCGKTTVLRLVAGLEKPSSGQIFIDGEDVTDRSIQQRDICMVFQSYALFPHMSLGDNIGYGLKMLGRPKAEIRDRVREALMLVDLEGFEERYVDQISGGQQQRVALARALILKPKVLLFDEPLSNLDANLRRSMREKIRELQQKFNITSLYVTHDQSEAFAVSDTVLVMNKGEIMQMGAPQTLYRYPASRFMAGFMGDANIFPAKVTSNGVEIFGYPVPRPHGFAPGLQQCTVGVRPEAITLSQQGEPSQRCTISKVAYMGPQYEVLVNWHDQSLLLQVNATQLQPEPGDSYYLQIHPFGMFVLADE; via the coding sequence ATGTCTGACATGCAAGATAAAAAGCACTTTGTTGAACTGAAAAACGTCGCCAAACGCTTTGGTAACAACACCGTGATTGGCAACCTGAGCCTGGCAATCCCACGTGGGGATATGGTCACGCTGCTGGGCCCTTCCGGATGCGGCAAAACCACGGTCCTGCGTCTGGTGGCCGGGTTGGAAAAACCCAGCAGCGGGCAGATCTTTATTGATGGTGAGGACGTGACCGATCGCTCCATTCAGCAGCGCGATATCTGTATGGTGTTCCAGTCTTACGCATTGTTCCCACATATGTCGCTGGGGGATAACATCGGCTATGGCCTGAAAATGTTAGGGCGACCTAAAGCCGAGATCCGCGATCGGGTTCGCGAAGCGCTGATGCTGGTCGATCTGGAAGGTTTTGAAGAACGCTATGTCGATCAAATCTCCGGCGGGCAACAACAGCGTGTTGCCCTGGCGCGCGCGCTGATCCTCAAACCCAAGGTGCTGTTGTTCGATGAGCCCTTGAGTAACCTGGATGCCAACCTGCGCCGCAGCATGCGCGAAAAGATCCGCGAACTGCAGCAAAAGTTCAACATCACCTCGTTGTATGTCACTCACGATCAAAGCGAGGCTTTTGCGGTTTCAGATACCGTCCTGGTGATGAACAAAGGGGAGATCATGCAAATGGGGGCACCACAGACGTTGTACCGTTACCCTGCCTCACGCTTTATGGCCGGTTTTATGGGCGATGCCAATATCTTCCCGGCCAAGGTCACCAGCAACGGTGTAGAGATATTTGGCTACCCGGTGCCGCGACCGCATGGATTTGCTCCCGGCCTGCAACAATGTACGGTCGGTGTACGCCCGGAGGCGATCACGCTCAGTCAGCAGGGGGAGCCTAGCCAACGTTGTACCATCAGCAAAGTCGCTTATATGGGCCCGCAATATGAAGTGTTGGTGAATTGGCACGATCAGTCACTGCTGTTGCAGGTTAACGCCACACAGCTGCAACCGGAACCGGGAGACAGTTATTACCTGCAAATCCATCCGTTCGGTATGTTTGTGTTAGCCGACGAGTAA
- a CDS encoding iron ABC transporter permease: MSEAITLRTAQGRDPIFYWLLLALAGFALLPAYSLDYGLLEATREELLAAYGWSHIGLALLWFAAPLLLILRPTSAADRKQRGRHLFDAGYALACGLLVFISAAATDTGMGFATLPLLLAMGAVITLALSRLEWLGGDRFVLGSLVAVIALITLFIIYPSIAIFIPMFTDDAGAFAPLAFMQILGQAHILQVIWNSFMLSVAVGIGCTFFGMVLAIYTTRIARRSALIGRVFSILPIVTPPFVVGLGVTLMMGRSGYITEFMVTWFGLTNTNWLYGFTGIWLAQVLAFTPMSFMILDGAIKTIHPSLEEASYTLRANRFQTFTQVFLPLLKPALANSFLIVIVQSLADFSNPLVLGGNFDVLATQIYFYITGAQLDYQAASTLGVILLMFSLLVFCVQYMWIGKRSYVTISGKSNHGDVQPLPNALVWGVSLMLYVWIAFNVLLYGSIFYGSFTVNWGVDYTLTLDNFSNLFGQGFSDGAWPSLLDTLLYAGIAAPITAIFGLLIAYIVVRQQFSGKKVIEFSTMLCFAVPGTVAGVSYILAFNSAPVYLTGTAAIVIISMVMRNVPVGIRAGIAGLGQLDKSLDEASLSLRAGSLRTVLYILLPLLRPAILSALVYSFVRAMTTVSAIIFLVTPDTRVATSYILNRVEDGEYGVAIAYGSILIVVMLAIIFLFDALVGEARVARSKARNAA; encoded by the coding sequence ATGTCTGAAGCCATCACCTTGCGCACGGCGCAGGGGCGGGATCCTATTTTCTACTGGCTGTTGCTGGCACTGGCCGGTTTCGCCCTGCTGCCTGCCTATAGCCTGGACTACGGGCTGCTGGAAGCCACCCGAGAAGAATTACTGGCTGCCTATGGATGGTCACATATCGGCCTGGCCCTGCTTTGGTTTGCCGCTCCGCTGCTCCTGATTTTGCGCCCGACGAGTGCCGCTGACCGCAAACAACGTGGCCGCCACCTGTTTGATGCCGGTTACGCGCTGGCCTGTGGCCTACTGGTGTTCATCAGCGCGGCCGCCACCGATACCGGAATGGGGTTCGCCACCCTGCCGTTGCTGTTGGCCATGGGCGCAGTGATCACCCTGGCATTATCGAGGCTGGAATGGCTGGGGGGCGATCGCTTCGTGCTCGGCTCCTTGGTGGCGGTGATCGCACTGATCACCCTGTTCATCATTTACCCCAGTATTGCCATCTTTATTCCGATGTTCACTGATGACGCCGGTGCATTCGCGCCGCTGGCGTTTATGCAGATCCTGGGTCAAGCCCATATTCTGCAGGTGATCTGGAACTCCTTCATGCTGTCCGTCGCGGTGGGGATTGGCTGCACCTTCTTTGGTATGGTGCTGGCGATTTACACCACGCGTATTGCCCGGCGCTCAGCGCTGATTGGCCGCGTCTTTTCGATCTTGCCTATTGTGACGCCGCCGTTTGTCGTCGGGTTAGGCGTGACGCTGATGATGGGACGCTCCGGCTACATTACCGAGTTTATGGTGACCTGGTTCGGCCTGACCAATACCAACTGGCTGTATGGCTTCACCGGTATCTGGCTGGCACAGGTGCTGGCGTTTACCCCAATGTCATTCATGATCCTCGACGGTGCCATCAAAACGATTCACCCTTCGTTGGAGGAAGCCTCCTACACGTTGCGTGCCAACCGATTCCAGACTTTCACGCAGGTCTTCCTCCCCTTGTTGAAACCGGCATTGGCCAACTCGTTTCTGATCGTCATCGTCCAATCATTGGCCGATTTCAGCAACCCGTTGGTGTTGGGCGGTAACTTCGACGTTCTGGCCACGCAGATCTACTTCTACATTACCGGTGCGCAGCTTGATTATCAGGCCGCCAGTACCTTGGGCGTGATCTTGCTGATGTTTTCATTGCTGGTGTTCTGCGTGCAGTACATGTGGATCGGTAAACGTTCCTACGTGACCATATCCGGAAAATCCAACCATGGCGATGTGCAGCCTTTGCCCAATGCGCTGGTGTGGGGCGTTTCGCTGATGCTGTATGTCTGGATCGCCTTCAACGTATTGCTGTACGGCAGTATTTTCTACGGCAGTTTTACCGTCAACTGGGGGGTGGACTACACGCTGACGCTGGACAACTTCAGCAACCTGTTCGGCCAAGGGTTCAGCGACGGCGCGTGGCCTTCTCTGCTCGATACCTTGCTGTATGCCGGGATCGCCGCACCGATCACCGCCATATTCGGTCTGTTGATTGCCTATATCGTGGTGCGCCAGCAGTTTAGTGGCAAAAAGGTGATCGAATTCAGCACCATGCTGTGCTTCGCCGTACCTGGCACCGTAGCCGGTGTTTCCTACATCCTGGCGTTCAATAGCGCGCCGGTTTATCTGACAGGCACCGCGGCTATCGTGATTATCTCGATGGTGATGCGCAACGTACCGGTGGGTATTCGTGCAGGTATCGCCGGTTTGGGGCAGTTGGATAAATCGTTGGATGAGGCCTCGCTCAGCCTGCGGGCCGGTTCGCTGCGGACCGTACTCTATATCCTGTTACCGCTGCTGCGCCCGGCGATCCTCTCTGCGCTGGTCTATAGCTTTGTGCGCGCCATGACCACCGTTAGCGCCATTATTTTCCTGGTGACACCCGATACGCGCGTCGCCACGTCTTACATCCTTAACCGGGTAGAAGACGGCGAATATGGCGTGGCCATTGCCTATGGCTCAATTCTGATCGTGGTGATGCTGGCGATTATTTTCCTGTTTGATGCCCTGGTCGGGGAAGCGCGGGTCGCGCGTTCCAAAGCCAGGAATGCTGCCTGA
- a CDS encoding ABC transporter substrate-binding protein, with product MKLTPLNTLLATTLALAALAGNAQAKGRLVIYCSATNAMCEEEAKAFGEKYDVKTSFIRNGSGSTLAKLEAEKKNPQADVWYGGTLDPQSQAGEMDLLEPYVSPNLTQIMPQFRDPAKRKGNYSSAVYIGILGFGVNTDRLKEKNLPEPKCWKDLTNPIYKGEIQIADPQSSGTAYTALATFAQLWGEDAAFDYLKQLNGNISQYTKSGIAPARNTARGETTIGIGFLHDYSLEKEKGAPLTLVSPCEGSGYEIGGISIIKNARNMENAKLFVDWALSKEAQELSWKKGQSYQILTNTTAETSPNSLKLDQLKLIDYDMDTYGASDMRKKLISKWVNDVKMGN from the coding sequence ATGAAATTGACACCTCTGAACACCCTACTGGCCACCACTCTGGCATTGGCGGCACTCGCCGGTAACGCCCAGGCCAAAGGACGCCTGGTGATCTACTGCAGCGCCACCAACGCCATGTGTGAAGAAGAAGCCAAAGCCTTTGGGGAAAAATACGACGTTAAAACCAGCTTTATCCGCAATGGTTCTGGTAGCACCCTGGCCAAACTGGAAGCAGAGAAGAAGAACCCGCAGGCCGATGTCTGGTACGGCGGCACGCTGGATCCGCAATCACAAGCCGGAGAAATGGATCTGCTGGAACCTTATGTTTCCCCCAATCTGACGCAAATCATGCCGCAGTTCCGCGATCCTGCCAAACGTAAGGGCAACTACTCCTCTGCAGTCTATATCGGCATCCTCGGCTTTGGTGTCAACACCGATCGCCTGAAAGAAAAGAACCTGCCAGAACCGAAATGCTGGAAAGATTTGACCAACCCGATCTATAAAGGCGAGATCCAAATCGCCGACCCACAGAGTTCTGGCACCGCCTACACCGCGCTGGCCACCTTCGCTCAGCTGTGGGGCGAGGATGCCGCTTTCGATTACCTCAAACAGCTTAACGGCAATATCTCGCAGTACACCAAATCCGGTATCGCCCCGGCGCGCAACACCGCTCGCGGTGAAACCACCATTGGCATCGGCTTCCTGCACGACTATTCGCTGGAAAAAGAAAAAGGTGCCCCACTCACGCTGGTTTCACCTTGCGAAGGTTCCGGCTATGAAATTGGCGGCATCAGCATTATCAAGAATGCCCGCAATATGGAAAACGCCAAGCTGTTCGTTGACTGGGCTTTGTCTAAAGAAGCCCAGGAGCTCTCCTGGAAGAAAGGCCAGTCTTACCAGATCCTGACCAACACCACGGCAGAGACCTCCCCCAACTCACTGAAGCTGGATCAACTGAAACTGATTGATTACGACATGGATACCTACGGCGCGTCCGACATGCGTAAGAAGCTGATTTCCAAGTGGGTTAACGACGTGAAGATGGGTAACTGA
- the uhpC gene encoding MFS transporter family glucose-6-phosphate receptor UhpC yields MTSATLTAEQISARYRYWRPRLMFSMIVGYGAFYLTRKSVSYAMPVMQFELGLDKGDIGLLGTLFYLAYGGSKFVSGMVSDRSQVRWFMGVGLFITGVLNILFAFCHSLTALLVVWTLNGFFQGWGWPPCAKMLTSWYSRNERGFWWGTWNTSISLGGAAVPLLSGFMASHYGWQSALLLPGTLGMLIGVWLCWQLCGKPQQQGLPSVGHWRRDPLEQWQEEQSPAMPMRQMLYETILRNPTIWLLGVSYILVYLIRIALNDWGNIWLAESHGVNLMKANATLSLFELGGLLGALFAGWGSDLLFRGLRAPMILLFSLGLFLAMTALWLAPLHRYGLLSACFFSLGFFVFGPQMLIGLAATEHCHKDAAGTVTGFLGLFAYLGAALAGWPLAQVLQHYGWYGFFAALALAATCVGLLLMPMLMAGQMRQQ; encoded by the coding sequence ATGACATCGGCCACCTTAACTGCAGAACAAATCAGCGCCCGTTACCGCTACTGGCGACCACGCCTGATGTTTTCCATGATCGTCGGATATGGGGCGTTTTATCTGACCCGCAAAAGCGTCAGCTACGCCATGCCGGTGATGCAGTTTGAGCTGGGCTTGGATAAAGGGGATATCGGCCTGCTGGGCACGTTGTTTTATCTGGCTTATGGCGGTTCGAAGTTTGTTTCCGGCATGGTCAGCGATCGCAGCCAGGTGCGTTGGTTTATGGGCGTGGGTCTGTTCATCACCGGCGTACTGAACATTTTGTTCGCCTTTTGCCATTCGTTGACCGCGCTGTTGGTGGTTTGGACATTGAACGGATTCTTTCAAGGCTGGGGATGGCCGCCCTGCGCCAAGATGCTCACCAGTTGGTATTCGCGCAACGAGCGCGGTTTCTGGTGGGGCACCTGGAATACGTCGATCAGCCTGGGCGGTGCCGCAGTGCCCTTGCTGTCTGGCTTTATGGCCTCGCACTACGGTTGGCAATCGGCCCTACTGCTGCCGGGTACTCTCGGCATGTTGATTGGCGTGTGGCTGTGCTGGCAACTGTGCGGTAAGCCACAGCAGCAGGGATTACCCTCCGTTGGCCATTGGCGGCGCGATCCATTGGAACAGTGGCAGGAGGAGCAAAGCCCCGCCATGCCGATGCGGCAGATGTTATACGAGACGATTTTACGCAATCCAACGATCTGGTTGCTCGGTGTCTCCTACATCCTGGTGTACCTGATACGCATTGCGCTGAACGATTGGGGCAATATCTGGCTGGCGGAAAGCCATGGCGTGAACCTGATGAAAGCCAACGCCACGTTGTCACTGTTTGAACTGGGTGGGTTGTTGGGGGCGCTATTTGCTGGCTGGGGATCGGATCTGCTGTTCCGTGGTCTGCGTGCCCCGATGATTCTGCTGTTTTCACTCGGGCTGTTTCTGGCGATGACGGCCTTATGGCTGGCCCCGTTGCACCGCTACGGGCTGCTTTCGGCCTGCTTTTTCAGCCTGGGGTTTTTTGTGTTTGGACCACAGATGCTGATCGGCCTGGCGGCCACGGAACACTGCCATAAAGATGCTGCTGGCACTGTGACCGGGTTTCTCGGCCTGTTTGCCTATCTGGGGGCCGCGCTGGCCGGATGGCCACTGGCGCAGGTGCTGCAACATTACGGCTGGTATGGTTTTTTCGCGGCGCTGGCATTGGCCGCCACCTGCGTCGGCCTGCTGTTGATGCCGATGTTGATGGCCGGGCAGATGCGGCAGCAATAA
- a CDS encoding MASE1 domain-containing protein produces MRRLALSLFLALFFTLSWLALWTISLHLSHDGQQAVLLLPQGLRLALLILLPRRYWPTLLMAEGAMLLWLHDQQLLNAPPMLVVPLLSLLPAWGAQRLWYRYHLYWQRLSLLLAAITANTLLCGLLVGAWIAAPISQTLLTTFTGGILLVPFIYLIYAYLKQQLVTTLPVPRPPAVQLRTSLLLWCSLFFTIGICVQVAIAPEMERLLLIFIFLPNVIMAYLFGWQGGVLAALFGSVLITLTRQAGGAFQDLRELELFLSTQALLGIGLGIAISRQQQLAQKLLRYRQQLEQELAAKRHLMERLVGTEEEVRKAIARELHDEIGQNITAIQIQAMLVNRSATAPATRQAAEQIDSLSQRIHHTTRTLLRQLRPPVLEEMALDKALNHLADEFAFAEQGIDFRLDYQLPATPDDETVVFTLYRVTQELLNNISKHACASHIRLSLSQSNQTITLEVRDDGQGMPHQSTSGFGLRGIEERVRALGGDWRLQRRNGTRIIVNLPTKLNKSPP; encoded by the coding sequence CTGCGCCGTCTGGCGCTGTCTTTATTTTTGGCGCTGTTTTTCACCCTCAGTTGGCTGGCGCTGTGGACGATCAGCCTGCACCTCAGCCATGACGGGCAGCAAGCAGTCCTGTTGTTACCACAGGGATTGCGGCTGGCGCTGCTGATCCTGTTACCCCGACGCTACTGGCCAACGCTGCTCATGGCCGAAGGCGCTATGCTGCTGTGGCTGCACGATCAACAGCTGTTAAATGCCCCACCGATGCTGGTCGTGCCGTTACTAAGCCTGTTACCCGCCTGGGGGGCGCAACGGCTCTGGTATCGTTATCACCTATACTGGCAGCGGCTGTCACTATTGCTGGCGGCCATCACCGCCAATACGCTGCTATGCGGGTTGCTGGTCGGCGCGTGGATAGCGGCCCCTATCAGCCAGACATTACTGACCACCTTTACGGGCGGTATCTTGTTGGTACCTTTTATCTACCTGATTTACGCCTATCTGAAACAGCAACTGGTTACCACCCTGCCGGTGCCACGGCCACCCGCAGTACAGTTGCGTACCTCATTACTGCTGTGGTGTTCGTTATTTTTCACCATAGGTATTTGCGTACAGGTCGCCATCGCGCCGGAGATGGAGCGCCTACTGCTGATCTTCATTTTCCTGCCCAATGTGATCATGGCTTACCTATTTGGTTGGCAAGGCGGCGTGTTGGCAGCCCTGTTTGGCAGTGTGCTGATTACCCTGACCCGCCAGGCAGGAGGAGCCTTTCAGGACCTGCGCGAATTGGAACTCTTCCTCTCCACGCAGGCCCTATTGGGAATCGGTTTGGGCATCGCCATCAGCCGCCAGCAGCAACTGGCGCAAAAGCTGCTGCGTTATCGCCAGCAGTTAGAACAGGAACTGGCGGCCAAGCGGCATTTGATGGAGCGTTTGGTGGGCACCGAGGAAGAAGTGCGCAAGGCGATAGCCCGCGAATTACACGATGAGATTGGCCAGAATATTACCGCCATTCAAATCCAGGCAATGCTGGTTAACCGGAGTGCCACCGCGCCAGCCACTCGCCAGGCCGCAGAGCAAATCGACTCGCTTTCACAACGCATCCACCACACGACGCGCACGCTGTTGCGGCAATTGCGCCCACCGGTACTGGAAGAGATGGCGCTGGATAAAGCGCTGAACCATCTGGCCGATGAATTCGCTTTTGCCGAACAGGGGATCGACTTTCGTCTTGATTACCAGTTGCCTGCCACTCCAGATGACGAAACCGTAGTATTCACGCTCTATCGCGTGACCCAGGAGTTGCTCAATAATATCAGCAAGCACGCCTGTGCCAGCCATATCCGCCTGAGCCTGAGCCAAAGCAACCAGACGATCACGCTGGAGGTACGGGATGACGGCCAAGGAATGCCACATCAATCCACCAGCGGATTTGGCCTGCGCGGTATTGAAGAACGGGTACGCGCCTTAGGCGGTGATTGGCGGCTACAAAGGCGCAATGGTACCCGCATAATTGTTAACCTGCCCACAAAACTGAACAAAAGCCCACCCTGA
- a CDS encoding response regulator transcription factor encodes MINVALIDDHVVVRSGFAQLLSLESDICIIGEFDSAAQAWPHLLRDPIDVAVLDIAMPDESGLSLLKRLRLQRPTFRAIILSIYDTNAFVQSAIDAGAGGYLTKRCGPHELVQAVRAVSSGGLYLCADALRALRHTQQLPKELQVLTPREKEIFDLLVNGLSVKTIAQQLTLSHKTVQVHRANILGKLHCTTTVELVHFALQHQLLAGS; translated from the coding sequence ATGATTAACGTTGCGCTGATAGACGACCACGTGGTGGTTCGTTCCGGGTTTGCCCAATTACTGTCGTTGGAAAGCGATATCTGTATCATCGGTGAGTTCGACTCGGCGGCCCAGGCATGGCCGCATTTGCTGCGCGATCCGATCGACGTCGCGGTGCTGGATATCGCCATGCCGGACGAAAGTGGCCTGAGCCTGTTGAAACGTTTGCGCCTGCAGCGCCCGACGTTTCGCGCCATTATTCTCAGTATTTATGACACCAATGCCTTTGTGCAGAGCGCTATCGATGCCGGGGCTGGCGGTTATCTCACCAAACGCTGCGGGCCGCATGAGCTGGTGCAGGCGGTACGCGCCGTCAGCAGTGGCGGGCTCTATCTGTGTGCCGATGCTTTGCGTGCGCTGCGCCACACACAGCAGCTGCCGAAAGAACTGCAGGTGCTCACTCCACGCGAAAAAGAAATCTTCGATTTACTGGTCAATGGCCTGAGCGTTAAAACCATCGCCCAACAGTTAACCTTGAGCCACAAGACCGTACAGGTCCACCGTGCCAATATCCTTGGCAAGCTGCACTGCACCACCACCGTTGAACTGGTGCATTTTGCTTTGCAACACCAGTTGCTTGCCGGAAGTTAA
- the dpiA gene encoding two-component response regulator DpiA, which yields MEWLNILIVEDETPLAEMHAEFIKQNGGCRQIWLAGTLAQARTMTDRFKPDLILLDNFLPDGQGIELLRELTLQGFTGGIVFITAASDMETVSEALRYGVFDYLIKPLAYDRLAQTLLRFSQRREALKDKARVNQRRIDEMFNTYARGGDQTALPTGIDELTLMKIRALFEDPQACHTAESVAQEIGLSRTTARRYLEFFAANNQLIAEMIYGKVGRPQRTYRAAGSG from the coding sequence ATGGAATGGCTTAATATTCTGATTGTTGAAGATGAAACCCCGCTGGCAGAAATGCACGCGGAATTTATCAAACAGAATGGCGGTTGCCGGCAGATTTGGCTGGCGGGAACGCTGGCACAGGCGCGTACGATGACAGATCGTTTCAAACCTGACCTGATCTTGCTGGATAATTTCCTGCCGGACGGCCAGGGTATTGAGCTGTTACGCGAACTGACACTGCAAGGGTTCACGGGTGGCATTGTGTTTATTACCGCCGCCAGCGATATGGAAACCGTGTCTGAAGCCCTGCGTTATGGCGTTTTTGATTACTTGATCAAACCCCTGGCCTATGATCGGCTGGCGCAGACCCTGTTGCGTTTCAGCCAACGGCGTGAAGCATTGAAAGATAAGGCACGAGTTAATCAGCGCCGTATTGACGAGATGTTCAATACTTACGCCCGTGGCGGCGATCAGACCGCCTTACCCACCGGTATTGATGAACTGACGCTGATGAAAATACGTGCCCTGTTCGAAGATCCGCAAGCGTGCCATACGGCAGAGAGCGTCGCGCAGGAAATTGGCCTGAGCCGCACCACAGCCCGCCGCTACCTGGAGTTTTTCGCCGCCAATAATCAACTGATTGCGGAAATGATTTACGGCAAGGTCGGCAGGCCACAGCGCACGTACCGTGCTGCCGGCAGTGGCTAA